atataaatacatcATGTCCACGGGTTGTGCTGCTTGCCAATACCGCATAACTTTTGATGTCAAGGATCCACGGGAGACGCCACTTCAAAATTTTGAGATTCaagttaatgaaaaaaaatataacagtCTCCTTTTGACGTGCACTATGGCTGGACCTCTAggtaaattttatatatgtaaccaACTAGTGTACATgaccaagaacaacaatctcgaGTTAAAAATCTATCTTTGTTTTGTATAGGGGAACCCATGAATGGCAACAGATGGGGTGGAAGCGTCTCAGATATAAAGCTTCTCTCAGATTTCTTACCTGACTTGCCGCCAGTGAATCCTTTCCAAGATGATACTTCAGACCGGTTTTACGTGGTAAATCCAAAGACCACACTCGCAGCTTctgagagttttttttaatatcttttccGCTTATTTATATCCAAAGACCACACTAGCTactgagagtttttttttcgttttgggCAGCTGAAAAAATCAGAGGTGAAGAAAAATGACTGGATTCGTCTGTATTTGGAACTCGCAGTTGCCACAGCTAATAGGACCCATAGCAGATTTGGTGTGGCCAATTTGAAGATTCTTAGAGTGGCTATGGAAACTCCACGAGAACATGTGTTGCCCATTACCGAGGGACTTGGCGCCTATGATGCTATTTTCTACATTAGGTACACAGACTCATGCAAGGCTCGGGCTGGCGACGATGTTGATCGTGTTGCTGTTGTCAGAAGAATCTTGGATGACCATACGGAAGTCTTTAGACTCGTGGGTCGCACTCACAGCATCAGATTATTAGGGAACGGGGAATCCCAGAAGACAGATGTGCATGGCTCGGAGGACATAGAGATTCCACAGGACAATCAGACATGATGGATGGTTTCAACGGACATTGGTGGGGTTGTACTCATAGCGCTCTCAAACCATGGAAGCTGCCTTGTCGTCTGcacaatatatatttgatcCATTTGAATATGTGGATCCGAATAATGAACCCGTTGACTAAGTTATTTGGTGCCTTAGGATTGTTATGTGGATTGCTTTTGTGCAACGTTTTGTAGATTTTAACTAAGTGTGTTGTTCTGCTTGAGATTGGTCGACTAAAGTTATTTGGTGTGTTCCGATCCGATtgctttttgtgttttgtggattaaaataaacaaatatagggACTACAAGTAGTATAAATTAACAGAATCATTACTCGAACTCTCTTGTGATAGAGAAGCAATACTGCCGTTTGCGAGTCCTGTTTTCTTATGattgatcaaatatatatatgctagtCTTCATATTTCAAACTCAATGATTCTCTTCTCTTACAATGCAAACAATGATTCTCCTCTTTTACAATGCAAACATATTCATATCTGGAAATAAATTTCACcacaaaaaaatagtttccatatatataaagaaaacctCGCTAAACTAAAACCTCAAAACATCAGCCCTGTGAAGAGAAACCAAACTCCGGCgatcaacaaaaccaaagaaggagaagacgaagaagaagcctGGGAAGCAACAATCTGAATAGGGAAATTGCACTGTCCCTGAGATATGTTCTGTGTGGTAATGGTGGCCATACCTTGGAAGACACAAGCATACTCATCCTGGTTCTTCTCTTGAAAGTACATGTTAAACGCATACGAAGCGTTCCCATTTGCATCAAGACTATTGCAAGAAGACCCGTAACCAAGCGCCGTGCAGTCTGAGTAAGTGCAGGCGAAATTTATGTTATCCGCAAGTTTCGTCAAATCTTTAGAATCTGGATTGAACATACACCACTTGCTGGATAGATACGTCACGTTTTGCGCACCAATCAACAACTTGTTCTGTCCTTGACCTGATAAATCTATAGGAAACTTTGGTTGTCCGTCGAATTTAAATAGTCCCCAATGGCGCTCGAATGGTCCTGGTGCTATACTTTTCGCATTCTCATCAAGTAATCCGAACAAGTATACCTCAATGTAGGTAGGTCTCAATGGAGTACCTTTTTTTGTTCCAAGCCTTGGTAAAAGACCATTGTAGAATCTGTATGCATTGCCTGCAAAGACCATCCGttgtaaaaaaacatttcatgAATGTGAAACTGCATCTTAAGCACTGAAACAATGTTTAGATAATTACCGCTATTTGCATGTTTGTCACCCTCTGTCGGCCAGCCGACTTCTCCAACAATGATTGGCATATCTCCATGACCAACAGCTTTCAAAGACGATACCAAAGTGTCGAAATTTGCATCGAAAACGTTTGTGTAAGCAATACCATTGTCATCTATTGGTGGAGCGCCATCGAAGAAGGCATAGTTGAGTGGGAAATCATCATTCCCATAGAGACTTAAAAAAGGGTAGATGTTAATTGCGATTGGAGCGCTGTTATTGCCAAGAAAGTCAACTATCTGAGTCATTGGACCGATGAT
The Camelina sativa cultivar DH55 chromosome 15, Cs, whole genome shotgun sequence DNA segment above includes these coding regions:
- the LOC104747877 gene encoding UPF0725 protein At4g11700-like, which produces MSTGCAACQYRITFDVKDPRETPLQNFEIQVNEKKYNSLLLTCTMAGPLGEPMNGNRWGGSVSDIKLLSDFLPDLPPVNPFQDDTSDRFYVLKKSEVKKNDWIRLYLELAVATANRTHSRFGVANLKILRVAMETPREHVLPITEGLGAYDAIFYIRYTDSCKARAGDDVDRVAVVRRILDDHTEVFRLVGRTHSIRLLGNGESQKTDVHGSEDIEIPQDNQT
- the LOC104747879 gene encoding glucan endo-1,3-beta-glucosidase 8-like, which gives rise to MMNLLALFVGFGIMGIVVDGLGVNWGTMATHKLSPKTVVQLLKDNNINKVKLFDADETTMGALAGSGLEVMVAIPNDQLKVMGSYDRAKDWVRHNVTRYNFDGGVNITSVAVGNEPFLKSYNGSFIKLTFPALQNIQNALNEAGLGNSVKATVPLNADVYDSPASNPVPSAGRFRPDIIGPMTQIVDFLGNNSAPIAINIYPFLSLYGNDDFPLNYAFFDGAPPIDDNGIAYTNVFDANFDTLVSSLKAVGHGDMPIIVGEVGWPTEGDKHANSGNAYRFYNGLLPRLGTKKGTPLRPTYIEVYLFGLLDENAKSIAPGPFERHWGLFKFDGQPKFPIDLSGQGQNKLLIGAQNVTYLSSKWCMFNPDSKDLTKLADNINFACTYSDCTALGYGSSCNSLDANGNASYAFNMYFQEKNQDEYACVFQGMATITTQNISQGQCNFPIQIVASQASSSSSPSLVLLIAGVWFLFTGLMF